CCCTCGTGGATTgactaagaaaataaaaaaccatCTCCTTAAATGGCATATTCTCAATTTGTATTTGTCAAGCTAAGCTTTGAGATATGTCTTTCTTGTTTGTCTTTTCAATAATTGCATGTGAGCAGTTCTGTATTAATGAGAGATTGTGCAGATTTATTATTCTTGTCAAAATATGTATTTGCTGGATTTTTCTTGCTGAGGTCAATAGGGTTGCTGTTGATGTTCTTAACTGATTAATCTACTTAATCCTTGCAGATTACAAGGTAAGTCCCAGATTGTTCAGGATGAGTTGTTTAGGCTTGGTGAACAAATGGTGCAGAGTGCAGAAGGTACCAGGGCTATTGCCTTGGAGCTTTGTCGAGAATTTGAGGATAAGTTTCTGCAGCACATTGCCACTGGCGAGGTCAGTGGTTGGCATTTTTGTTTGTAGTTTGGGTTTTATCATTCTTTGTTCAGACAGCTGTAGTTCTGCTCCTAATAGTATTTGTTTTCATCATAAGGAACTATTTTTCTGACATGTAAATTTTCATTGTCATTTATTATGTACTGGAATTTTCTTGGTGGTGCATGGTCACTGGTCTATCTCCAGGTTCTTGTACGATCTCTATATCAATTCAAATTGGTTCTTTGCTCCTTCATCTAAATTGGTGCCACCTGATCTTCATATGGACCAGTATATTTGAAGAATGAAATTGCTGAGTGCCATCTCATGATGTCAGAACCCAATGTGCCTTGTCAATGCCTAGGCTAAATGAAATGCCTTTATGTCTCTTCTTGCCTGATGACATAGAAGTAAGGATTAAAATTTCGTACCATATCGGAGTTTCGAGATTTGTTCGGTATGATACAatactgtataccgagtggtatatttcggtataccactcggtatatatatatatacatacattaacTTTGTTGCTTTCATTGTCTGACGTCTTTGAGGACTTAATATCAGCTGAAGTTTGCAGAGTTGCAAGGACCTAGACCTGGTTACATGATTATGAAAACAAAAAAGGGGCTACCTATTCCATGAGGCTCCTACTAATCTGTGGTCTACTCTTGTAATCAGATGCTGTTTTTGACTTTTTGTAAACTCAACTTTGGACATCCAGGTCACGAAGGAGGGAGAGCAGGAGTGCCTTCATACAAATAGTCATGATCCAAGCTGGCACAATAACCCACTTACTTTATGAAGTGGGCCTTGACTACATAATAATTAAGTCACAGTAACCTCAACTTTGGTCATCCAGGTCACTGAGGGAGAGCAGGAGTGCCTTCATACAAATAGTCATGATCCAATCTGGCACAACAACCCAATTACTTTATGAAGTGGGCCTTGACTACATAGCATTAAGTCACAACTGATAGGTTACACAATCTGCAAAATATTGTCTGTTTCTTACAGCATGTTATGTACCTGAGCTTGCCTTTCAGATGGGATAAAGGAAAACAAAAGAAGCTGCACAAACCCATTTTTGTTGTTTAAATGCATTTGATTCAACCTACTAGCAATTAGCATCTTTTTGTGTTTGATAGGTTATTCCTTTCTTATATTTTTGATGGTTTATCTAAGATAAATCTGCTTCAAATGCTTTCATTTCCTTCTCACAATAACCCAATTACTTTATGAAGTGGGCCTTGACTCCATAGTCTTTAAGTCACAACTGATAGGTTACACAACCTGCAAGATATTATCTATTTCTTACAGCATGTTATGTACCTGAGCTTGCCTTTCAGATGGGATAAAGAAAAACACAAGAAGCTGCACAAACCTATTTTTGTTGTTTAAATGCATTAGATTCAACCTACTAGAAATTACCATCTTTTTGTGTTTGGTAAGTTACTTCATTCTCATATTTTTGatggtttatactttatagtaagATAAATCTGCTTCAAATGCTTTCATTTTCTTCTCATTCTGAAGAGGTTTTTGATACTActccaaaaaaatgaaaaaatatgCAATTTATACTTTATAAGGTCATTGAGTAATATCATCTATTTGTTACATAGCAAGTTGTGCATTTCATTTACAGGGTGCAGGTTGGAAAGTTGTTGCAACATTTGAAGGAACTTTTCCTAACAGAATAAAGCAGCTTCCATTGGACAGACATTTTGATATCAACAATGTCAAAAGGGTAAGTTATACCTTTATGTTACATTTGATAAGATTTTGCTACATTTATACATGTTTAAATGTGCTGCATGATCTTATTGTGCCTTACAGATTGTGTTGGAGGCTGATGGTTATCAGCCATATTTGATATCTCCAGAGAAAGGTTTGAGATCTTTAATAAAAGGAGTATTGGAACTTGCAAAAGAACCATCACGACTTTGCGTGGATGAGGTAAGCAAGCCACACTATTTGGATAGCTTTTGTAATTGGATTGGCATTTATTTTAACATGTCAAATCTCCTCATGCTATGACCAGTTTTTCTTGCCTCTTTTTTCTATAGAATTTTATGCAAGTTTATTTGGATTCTAAATTTTAATAAACAGTAACTCGTGCATGTACATAAGTTTTGTTTTTCATCATATGCTTTTACCTTTATTAAAGTTCTTCTGATCACAAGCTACAGCTTTGACCTACTCTAGTTACTCTAGGTCATCATAAGTTTGGAAGCTTGAAGAGTTAACCTATTTATGACTTAAGGCTCCTATTTATTTTCATGTTCTTTCAAGTTTATTTGTGGATTTATCTGGGTTGTCTTTCTTTAAAGGTTGCCAACTATGTAATAATTTATTGTCAGATTTATCAGGGACTACCTTCAAATTTTTTACATGGAGAGAATGTGTGATTCACTGATTTGTAATAGAGCAGTCCTTTCATTGACATTGATCTATGTTTGACATGCACTCATGTAGTTGTCATGATAGGTAACTATAGTCTATATTTCATCGTAACAAATTGTAGCAATTTACTGTGTTATGTTGTTTTGAAATGGTTATCAAATAGGTGCATCGTGTTCTGTTAGATATAGTTTCTACTTCAGCGAATGCTACGCCAGGACTTGGCCGATATCCTCCATTTAAGAGAGAGGTAAAATTGGTATTAGCGTTATTTTATTTGTTAATTTGTTCATGAAAATGATTCACATTAACTTTTTATTGTTTGTTTTTCTTTCCTTGGAAAAGGTGGTTGCAATTGCATCTACTGCATTAGAGAACTTtagaaatgaagccaaaaagatgGTTGTTGCATTAGTTGACATGGAGCGCGCTTTTGTTCCCCCTCAACATTTCATCCGTCTTGTCCAGCGGAGGTTTGTCTGTTTCTTATGTTGTATTCGTTTCTGATATTTGGtgaaaacaaagaacaaaataGTAGAACATCTTCACTTGGATGCAACAGTTTTGCATCTCAAGTTCACTATTTAGCTCATTTTTTAACTTGAATTGCTTAAATTTTGGCTTATAGCTTTGCTGTTAGCATATGCTTAATTTGGCATGTGCTATCTTTTATTGAGATGATTTTTGTGTGAGAGAGGTTGGCTTTttctttgggggggggggggtgggggggggtgttGGGGTTGTGTTGGGGTGAAGGATTTTATGCTCTCTGGATCAGGTCCTGAAGCTTCGTATATATATCATGTTTTTATTCTTCAGAGCTAACAATTTTGCAGAAATCTGCCTGTTTTTACTCTTTGAAACATATTCTCATTTGTCATCATGTGAGATGTTTCttaatacatacacacacacacatatgtatatatatatatgtgtgtgtatatatatatatatatatatatatatatatatatatatatatatatatatatatatatatatatatatatatgtatatatgtatgtatatgtgtgtgtatgtgtatgtatacgtgtgtatatacatatatatgtatatatgtatgtgtgtgtatatatatatatatatgtatgtatatgtgtatgtatatatgtatgtgtgtatatatgtatatgtgtgtgtgtgtgtgtatgtaactgtgtgtgtgtgtgtatatataactGTGCAGTTTTCTAATACAAAACACTTCTTTACCAGAATGGACAGACAGCGTAGGGAGGAGGAACTGAAGAATCGATCATCAAAGAAAGCAAATGAAGCAGAGCAAGCTATATTGAATAGAGTTAATTGCTGAACTTTTTATTGATTAGTCCATATTGAACATTTTGCATCTCAAATGTTTTGTTATTTAAATAGTGTTGGTCTGTAATTATTTTCAATCTTACATGTCTTTTTCTATCATATTATATACACTAGGCATCAAGTCCTCAACCAGGGGATCAAGGTGGTAGCTTGAAATCGATGAAGGAAAAATCAAATCAACCAGAAAAAGAAACCAAAGAAGGCTCGGCTTTGCAGGTTGCTGGACCTTCTGGAGAAATAACAGCAGGTTAATAGAATATCCCGGATGTTCTTGCATGATCTGGACAAAGATTATGCAGTTTATTTGCACACTACATAACATGCATTCCTTCTAAACAGCATAAATTATGAGGGTCATGAAATTGCCTTTTATGATAGATGCAACCTTACATGTAGTTCACCTGGTTGGCCAAAATGTATGATAGACATGACCTCATATGTGGTTCAGCTGCTTGGCCAAAAGGTGGAAGAAGTAGCTGAAAAAATCTTATAAGAACATTGGATTATTAGTTAAGTAGTCCATCCTTTGTTTAATAAGGATAATACAGAACTTATTGCAAATACTGAAGGAAAAAACGAAAATAAATGAGCATTTGAATGGTTTGTCTCCCCAGTTAATTTCCTAATGAAATATATTATGTAGTTTCAATGATGAGTTGTTTCTGTAAGCATTTCATTATGTCGACCATCTAGTTCCAGGTCATGTACAAACTGTTTCTTTTGTGTGTTGTCATGCTGAAATTTTCTATGGAATCATTAGGGATTGGTCTTTGTCTTTAGGATTCTTACTGAAGAAAAGTGCAAAGACAAATGGCTGGAGCAGGCGATGGTTTGTCCTCAATGAGAAAAGTGGAAAGGTTACACCTCTTGACTTTCTTGCTACAGATTTTGCTATTTGCTTGATATATTTGCAACATTTTCTCATAATTATGTTCTGATTGGATCATCACTTTCTATTTCAGCTTGGATACACTAAAAAGCAGGAGGAGAGGCACTTCCGTGGTGTCATTACCTTGGAGGTACcaaaagttttctttttctttctttgttacaTCTTAAATTACAAAAGCAAGATTGTCAGtttctttaaaatttcatttAATAGCATGGTGCTGCTGATAAAAATAATCTTGGCTCATGTCCTGTATTAATTTACGTGTAACTACATGCAGAGAAAAAATTTTGCATGACATCATTGTTTACAAGAACTTGAAACCAGTTAGTCTACTGTGTGAGATCTTGTTGTTTATACAATTACAGATTGCAGTTGACATAAGAAATTTGATTTTGTACAATGATTTTTCCTGATAGTATGTAATAACTAAAATATCCAACCGATTAGTCcatagttatctaaaaagaaaaagaaaagtttgGTGGTGGATTCCTAAGTATATTTAGAGATAAAGAAATTTAATGAATTGTACATGCTTACAGCCATAGTTGAATTGTTGAATTCCCCAAATTGATGAGAACTGCAGAGTCCTAGGTCAACCAATCATCTTATATATATACAGAAAGTGCCTGAATTTGCCAGGCAAGGATCATAAAATGACAAAGTTCTTTATTTGGAAAAAGGTTTATTGTGCAAAGTATGCATCTTGGAGTTATCATACAAGTGTCAATTGGGTAACAGAAGGCATATGTATAAAATATTCAGTTTTTATATTCACATAATATTGGTTACTTGAAATCTCTCTTGCACAAGTTATTTGTGTTCTGAATGAAAAATATTCGATTTAGATGTTCGACTGCAATCAGTCAATTAGTGAGCGCATCAATCATGGACAAGACTTTTTGGTTTTTCAAATAGGTGCATTTTTGCTACTAGCTTGTTGCTGATAAACATGCATATAGTTTCATGCTAGATACACGTAGGGAATCATGTTAGATTATGCTTACAATTTAAGCTTTATACTTCCCAACTACTCTGGTACATCTTCTATTAATTTCCAAGTACTCTCTTCTTGCTAACGAGCACAATATATCCTCTGCAGGAATGTAACCTTGAAGAAGTTTCAGATGAGGATGACCCTCCTAAAAGTTCCAAGGACTCTAAAAAAGCAAAGGGACCAGAGAAAGGCCCAAGTCTTATCTTTAAGTTAACCAGCAAGGTCGCATACAAAACTGTTTTAAAAGGTGACTTTCTTATGcgtacaacagcaacaacaataaGTTGTAGTGTCCCAACTGTTTGGGACATATTTAACAGTATGATTTTTGGCTAAATATTGTTATACTTTTTTGTTACTGCTATTAATTCATGATTTTCTTGAGCTTGCAGCTCACAGTGCAGTAGTGTTAAAGGCTGAGAACATGGCTGACAAAGTTGAATGGATGAATAAGATTCGAAATATAACTGGACCTTCTAAGGGTGTGCCTGATTCTGTAGTTACTCCCACAATTAGACAAAGCCGTTCAGATGGTTCACTAGTAAGTCTGTCCTAATATGATTGAATACCTTCTTTTGTAATTAGGGAGAGGAACAATATCTACTGAGAATCTAGACACCATGCAAACTAACCGTGTTTTCACTTTTACCTGGAAATTGAGTTCTGCTATCAATTCTGATGGTCAAAGCGGTTTCATTTTCAAGGGTCTAAACCATGCAGTTTGCACAACACCTCTGCCAACCATATTAGCTTTTGGACTAATTGTTGCATGCTGGATAAAGCACTTATAGTGCTTAAACATTGAAGATATGCCTATACCTGATTTAGCACTTAGTGCTTTTCTAATACTCTCAGTACCATGTCAAGATTTACAACTCAAACTAACATGCAAATAATTTCAGGACACCATGGCTAGAAGGCCAGCTGATCCAGAAGAAGAACTTCGATGGATGTCTCAAGAAGTTCGGGGTTATGTGGAGGCTGTCTTGAACAGCCTTGCGGCAAATGTTCCAAAGGTAAAATATTGCTCGTTGGCCTGTATCTGCCTACTTTGCATATTATTAGCTTGTTTTATCTCTTTTTTGATTGAGCAGGCAGTTGTGCTTTGTCAAGTTGAGAAAGCTAAGGAAGACATGTTGAATCAGCTATACAGCtctgtaaggttggctgccattcGTTTAGTTTGTGACTGGAAAAATTTTGTAAACAAATGAGAACAAAAGAACAAGCCATCTATCATTACTTCAATCTTAAAGAACTCCTAAGCAGTAGATCATTGTTATTTGCTTTTGATACTATTTTGTAACGGAAAAACTAATCATTCTCAATCAGGTTGCTGGCTGATCGCAATTGCAGTCTTTTATAACCAAATTGTTTTCTTTCATAGTGCTCAAAGTACAGCGAGGATTGAAGAACTACTCCAGGAAGATCAAAATGTGAAGCGTAGACGAGAACGGATCCAAAGGCAGTCATCCATTCTTTCAAAACTTACACGGCAGCTAAGCATCCATGACAACCAAGCAGCAGCAGCTAGCTGGTCTGATGGTAGTTCAGTGACAGGTAACTTTTATGGTTTCTGTTGCCAGTTGCATGAGTTACTCCCCAAGTTAATCTTTTAAGTGCTCAACAGGTAAGTAGTTGCACGTCCCAGGTTATTCTCATTGTGAATTTAATTTACATTTGCAACAAGTAATTAATGGATTACACCAGTCCAAAAGTTTAGCACAAAACGACGATAGCTTGAGAATATTGCCTAGTGTAAAGGTGCTGTGACTATATGAACTGCAGAAAGCAGCCCGAGGGCGAATGTGTCATCAGGTGATGATTGGAGATCGGCATTTGATGCTGCAGCAAACGGATCAGTTAACGGTGCATACACTAAGCCATCTAGGTCCAGCAGCAGCGGCCGTCACCACAGCAACCCAACCCAGAATGGTGACGAAGGTTCAGGTGCGAACTCTGGTAGTCGTCGGACGCCTAACAGGTTGCCACCTGCTCCACCTCAAGGCAGTTCATCCACGTATAGATACTAAGTTGCCGTGAGGGTCTGTTGAGCATTAGATATTCTTGATGGATGCAAATTATCTGTGCTTTGGCATTTTTTTTTAGTTGATTCGAGCCACAGAAGAGCCAAAATGACCTATATAGTGTTTACCACCCGAACGCTGGAAAGTTGTATTCCATATACGGAGGTTCATATGTATTTATATCTGGGAAATACAAAAAGATACGCAGGGGTATCTACCCAGTGCGATAGTGATGTATGTTGGTATTATGATCGCTGTAGGCTTTTGTTCCATCGTTATTTTAATTTGACAGGTCTTTTTTAACGTGCTGTGGCTCTTTCCCCATTAGCTGCATCCATCCATCGTACATCATGGCAAGTCTTGACCTCAGCTGTAGTATTTTGTAAGCCAAAGTAGCAATTCATTATGGGTATAAAACTGAAACAGAGCGAAATGCACCGTAGGATCAGATTGTctgcaaaatatatatatatatatatatatatatatatatatatatatataatgtaggtGAACTGTCCGGATCTTAAATAGCAGATATCGGAGTAATATAATGTAAACTGCAGGCTCGGAGTATTATAACGCAAGGCTATATTGTTGGTGCTATACCAGCGTTAGATGAACCGTCCGGATCTTAAATAGCAGATATCGAAGTAAGCTCACCAAAATGCACAAGGGAACTTTTGAGAGGAAAAGGATATTTTTCTAACATGGTTGCAAATACTAGTTCCCCAACTGCCTCAAGACCTACACCCCATAAAAGCAACGGACAGAAGAATGTAACGGGGCACAAATGGGTTCAGGTTTTCATGAATGCACAAAACCAATGGAAAAACCTGTGGGTGCCCTGTTAGGCCTTCTCATATAAACTGAACACAATAATAAATacacatatatcattgatatggtCATAAGAACTATATACATAAATAAGCCTCTTTTCCTCATctacataaagagaaaaaaattgatCAATATGCATGGAATAATCACATGCAATTCAAGAAAGAAGTAAACAAGTTTAGAAGGCAATCTTATGAACGAAATCCTAGAGATCAACGTACTCTTGCAGTCTGATCACTCGATTCAGTGAAATAACTTGCAGATGCAATAGCAATCCTTTACATGGCGTAAAATCTGCAGAACAATTACAGGTTACCAATGGTATGGAAGAACTAATACTCAAGGATTACCAGTAAGTTGCTTCAGGAAGTTGTAGCTTACCTTGTCTTCCGTGGAAGAATGAGACAAGCTAATAAAAACATGGGTGTCCTGAAAGCAAAAAGATCAGAGAACATACAAACTATATCATCGACTTGTAGGTATAGGACAAGGTCAAGGATCACTTTCTTTCTACAATAACAAAATAAAGCTGTTGAAAGATGTTTGCAGCATACCTCATATCAAAACTGAAGACTCCATAGAAGATTGATTCGATGTCCATACTTCAAATCCAACCATATTCTAAAAAAAAGTTATATTTCTTGTCAGATTAAAAGAATAACATCTAACATGGTATGATATGCTAACAGGAAAAGACCCAAAAATTACAATTCTGCCAAATCATACTTACTATTGCAAGAAAGcttacattttttttaaataaaaagactTTTTGGCACATCCGCACTTCTAAGACCTGgaagccaaagaaaaagaaactcaTTACATTCATCTGTGCCCAGATAATAAGTCATAAGTAATTCATTGTAGTGGAGATTTACTGATGATCCAAACACACACACAGGAAATGGTCAGTACAGAAACAAAAGCTCAAGTTTCTCACTAGGCAAATGTAACCCTAAAAAAATAAATAGGTTTTGTCAGTATCTGTAAACTGGCATTGTCTATTTCTTCATGTGCAACATCCATTTTCGGCTCCAGCACTCATAAACTCCTATATGCTTGACGATTTCTGTTGAAAGATATCTGCAGTAAGTCTGCATTTCTTGTATCATATATTTAAAAGGACTGGTATAAGTCCAGTTCCAAAAGAAGGCAGCCCATGATGCTGACAAACATTAGATTATACCTGCAATCTTATAAAGCAAATCCTTCCAATTGTACTTCTGAACAAGGAGTCCAATTTTTAACCAGACTGGTCTGGGAGGAGGCTGCCCTATTACGGGCAGTCAGATCCActccttttttttattaaaacagcTGTTTTTTCTATTAAATGACCTGTTGCCTACGGCTCACGATTCGCGAGCATTCCTCTTTGTCCATCGCTAAACCATCTCCATCGCCTGCCGCTGTACACCTGCCTCATCTGTGGTGCATCCCCTCACTGCCTCCTTCCTCTTACTCCCCCTCCCACCCTCTCCACCAACATAAGGATGCAGTGGTACGTTCCAGCATCCCGTATATTGGTATGTCAAAACAAACCGGACCACTACCAGCCCTCACTGCCACCAGCCGTATGCTTAAACAAGTTACCGATCAACAAGCTTCCTCAAACTTCCTCACTATGACACCCTTTTCATCAACCAAAATATTCAGTCACCAGAATAGCCATTGCAGCATAATTTGCATGCTGACTATTGCAGTAGACAATTATTCCATATAACAAAAGGAAAAAGGACATCATACTAGTCCAGTTTGAAGCAACGGCAAACcagattaaatatttttcttattcactagaagaaaaatgttaattgatAAACAAAAAATCATGTGCAAAAATCTTAAAAGTTAAAAATGTCatttcatcattcatttttataattatgttttTTTAATTGGTGTATTAATGAACACTTAAGGATACTACAATAAAAAGGAAACTCAGATTTCTGTTCTGTTATAACCAATGATagtttctaaaaaaaaattagtatattaaattttaaagaaCCTGCTTCAACTCCAATGAACACATCCAGACAAGAATAAGCAAGACAGAGTATGACCTCTTAGCATGCTTCACAATCTAAAAAAAGTGAATTGCAAGACGGAAGTCCATGTTACCGTTAAGCAAAACACTTTCAGTAAATTATCCCTAAACAAAGGCCAAAAATGCAAACAGATACGACATAAGCGAGAATCACAAATATCAAAAGGATTGTTGAATACGCACCCCTAGTCTTACCCCCTCATGGCTTGACCAAGCTAACCCTCATTCACCTTTCCACTGAACTAATTCACTAAGAGGTACCCGAATTTTGGCCACCTGTTCTTCTGCTTCAGTGTCATTAACAATTCCACGACATCTCGAGAAGCCACAATAACAAGCAAGTCGTTCGTCAATTGAGAAAAATCTGACATGAAAATAGAAAAATGTAAAGA
The window above is part of the Musa acuminata AAA Group cultivar baxijiao chromosome BXJ1-1, Cavendish_Baxijiao_AAA, whole genome shotgun sequence genome. Proteins encoded here:
- the LOC135657521 gene encoding dynamin-2B-like, with protein sequence MEAMEDLSQLAESMMQAAALLADEDVDEGSAKRRTSTFLNVVALGNVGAGKSAVLNSLIGHPVLPTGENGATRAPISIDLQRDGSLSNKLIILQVDDKSQQVSASALRHSLQDRLSKGTGKSHADEIYMKLRTSTAPSLKLIDLPGLDQRSMDDSRVSDYGAHNDAILLVIVPAAQAPDISSSRALRLAKEFDAEGTRTIGVISKIDQAAGDQKSLAAVQALLLNQGPRSAADIPWIALIGQSVSIASAQSGSVGSESSLETAWRAETESLKTILTGAPQNKLGRVALVDALAKQIRKRMKLRLPNLLSGLQGKSQIVQDELFRLGEQMVQSAEGTRAIALELCREFEDKFLQHIATGEGAGWKVVATFEGTFPNRIKQLPLDRHFDINNVKRIVLEADGYQPYLISPEKGLRSLIKGVLELAKEPSRLCVDEVHRVLLDIVSTSANATPGLGRYPPFKREVVAIASTALENFRNEAKKMVVALVDMERAFVPPQHFIRLVQRRMDRQRREEELKNRSSKKANEAEQAILNRASSPQPGDQGGSLKSMKEKSNQPEKETKEGSALQVAGPSGEITAGFLLKKSAKTNGWSRRWFVLNEKSGKLGYTKKQEERHFRGVITLEECNLEEVSDEDDPPKSSKDSKKAKGPEKGPSLIFKLTSKVAYKTVLKAHSAVVLKAENMADKVEWMNKIRNITGPSKGVPDSVVTPTIRQSRSDGSLDTMARRPADPEEELRWMSQEVRGYVEAVLNSLAANVPKAVVLCQVEKAKEDMLNQLYSSVSAQSTARIEELLQEDQNVKRRRERIQRQSSILSKLTRQLSIHDNQAAAASWSDGSSVTESSPRANVSSGDDWRSAFDAAANGSVNGAYTKPSRSSSSGRHHSNPTQNGDEGSGANSGSRRTPNRLPPAPPQGSSSTYRY